ACGGCGTCCATCACGTGGTCGTTCCCGCTGCCTAAAGACGAGACCTGCAGGACAAAAAATCAAAGCTGCAAAACGTTGGAAAAACCCTTGGAGCTTGGAGGCGGCGCATGTCTGAGGACGCTGTGGCGCCCACCTTGTCAAACAGAGCGATGTACAGCGAGAACCCGAAGCGGTCACGTAGGTTGATCTTGTCAGACAGGGCGTTGCAGAGCTCCTTGGCCGTGGTGGCCGAGTCCGTCAGCAGCGTTTTGGTCGTTCCGTCCATGAACGTCACCGGCAGCATGATGGGCTTCTTCGACTTGGTGGCCTGGAGGTCGATTTTAGAAGTTTAGTTGAAAAGAACCAAGTTTAAAGGTTCCTTCACAGTCCAGGTGTTAACTACAATGATGAAGTTCATCAAACATCACTGCTTTTTGCATGAAAGCAATGAAGCAAATCATACACAATTAAAAGAGATTAAACTATGAGGCtgaatctaaaacaaaaaaaggctaaaatgtGCATCGGCCGCTAGTTTTTAatcagtgtgtctgtggttttacCTGCAACTCCAGCCAAGATGGAGGTTGCGTCCTCGTCCCGTTGGCAAAGGTTCTTCTCAGTCTCTCTTCACAGTATGGAGCGTAGCCCGGCGGCCCGCTGTTGATGAAGTTCCTCAGGTACTACgagacaaaaaataacacataaacaaacaccgGACACGAAAAGTTTTGGGAAATGTggaaagtttcatttttaaatttctggaCGTCCTGACCTTGACGAATTTGTCTGACGGAGCGAAGCAGCCGACGCACAAAGAGATGAGGATCCAGCCGCGGGCGTGAGAACTCTTAGACGGGTTCTGACTCAGCTGTTTACAGATCTGACAGTAGATCTCATCcctcaacaaacaaacaaacaaacaaacaaacgttaACACGGACTCTGCTTCTCCCTCTGACACTTTATTATCTCTACTGTATTTACCTCAGAGCTGGTCTCAGGATCCCGTTGCCGATGATGAAGTGAAGCTTCTCCAGGTTGGACGTCGGCCGATCCTCCAGCATGCTGTTGCCGTGGAGACCGTGCTCGCCATCGTTGAGGCGCTTGGTGACCTGCAAAAAATGCATCGCGTTGAAACTTTTTAAGTTCTGCGACTGAGTGAGACGTGCTTTTCTAGCTTTGCTTGTCGTCTCACCTCCTCCGTGATCTTGGATTTCTTCTTCAGGGTGAGGGACACCAGTTTGTGTCGGACGCTGTTTTTCTTGTGACTGTCGGCGTGAGGCGTCTGGACACACAAACGAAAAAACATAATCAACCCGCGAaacctcctgtttttttttgtttttggattaaCGGGATGAAAACGCGTCGCTGctcacctccccctccccctgcagCGCCTGCAGCTCCCTCTTGTACGTCTTCTTTCCCAGCGTCTCGTAGATTTTAGTCATCACGGGAATCTTCTCGCTTCCGTCGCTGATGGCCGTGTGGTATTTGGGCTCCGGTAGATCTCCCATGAACCTCAGCACCGTGATCCACACAGCCAGCGACGCCTCAGATATGACAGGAACGTTTAAAATCAACTTTATCCAGCGTCAAACCtcagaaacaataataataatgataatagtaaaGGTACCAGCTGGTCTCCCTCGTCATCGTGGAACAGCAGTGGCTGTTTGAGGGGTCGTCGTACGTAGGTGTGCGTGGTCGTGCCCTGGAAGTAGGTGGCTGCGTACTTGGCGAACTTGTACTCCGACAGgtcgtcctcgtcgtcctcAGGAAGAGGAATGGATTCgtccagatcctcctcctccagctcccggTGAGTTCGCTCCAGGTCCTGACGGGAGGACGAGTTTCAAAGCTTCAAGTAAATGACCTGAACCCAAATTGCTGAGTTTGTTGCATGGAGGAAAGTGTTCACCTCGAAGCCAGCGGGGGCTTGTCCCTCCTGCCCCGGGAACGAGCTGGTGGTCCCCAGGAAGCCGAACACCTTGTCCACCATGTCGGAGTCGTTGACGGGCTCCAGACGAGCTTTCTCCATCTGCTCCAccatctccttcttcctccgggcctcctccttctccttcctctccctctcagcGTCTTCTTTGGCCAGCTGGGCCAGACGctcctggaaaataaaaaaaaaaaacatcatgtcaGATCTGAAACTGAAAGTATTCGAGTCAAACAACAAGGGTACAGCCGTCTTTAAACTAGAAACATGATCCAGGAGAGTTGGAGTCATAAAATCCTCCTGGAGAACAAAGATTTCTTGACACGTACTTggactttttgactttttatgtATCTATTCGGTCTCTGCTGACGCCCTAATCTTCACACAACTCATTTAATAATGACGTTAACCGATTAAAATTAAAGCCGAGACCCTTTAGCCCTTTCGTGCCTAGTGGCTTTTTACTCAAAATCAAGATGGCTGACAGAAAATTCCCTTAGTACCTCAagaattttgtgtaaatacttcAACAGCTGGGCACcactgaaggtaaaaaaaaatttaaaaaaatgctggcATCAAGTAACATCTAAGAATTAATATAATTgttaaatgcatatttatttactaaTAGGGGAAATTTATAATTAATCAAGTTAGTGGACAATTTTGTAACTTCAAAAATTtaattgctttttcttttttaaagaggaataaaaacacacaggaaacttgACTGAGGTTCTTGTAATTCATGCACGTAAAGGTTAATTTAAACTTTAtcgttttatttcagtgtttcagagctggatgctgttttcatgttttcacgGTTTCATGGTTTTAACGAACTCCCACCTGGTGTTTGCGTTCAGCCTCGGCCTTCGCCCTCTTTGCCGACATCTGGTTCCTCAGCTTGGCCTCCTCAGCCAGTCGCATCTTCTCCGCCTCCAGCCTCCTGCGGTACTAGAACGACCAAACAAGCTCGGTGACGGTGCTTCCGACCGAAACCACGTCCGAATCACTTTTGAGGCGCTTACCTCTCCCTTCAGCCGCTTGTAAAGCCGGCGCGCTATCATCCCCCTGGTGTACGCCTGGATGGTGACGACGCCCCACAGTCGGTGCCTGAACGCCCGACGCACCAAGTAGCCGCGACACCGGCCCTGAAACGCCGTGATCCGCTGTCGGGCGACGTGATACGACGCGCACAGCTTCCTGGAGCGAACCAGAGCCTGCAGGCGAGAGAAGCCGGCTCGCAtctgaagagagaggagaagactTAAATATGAGATACGATACGGATTTAAACTGTGtggtgtaaaatgtaaaatgttccTCACTGCTCCGTAGTTCTTCCTGCACTGATACCCTCTAAACGTCTTCTGGATGAACACAGCCGACTTCCTCATCTTCAGGAAGTTTGACCTGAAGTCAGAAGGACGATTAAAAACTGCACTGAtcaacttttaatttttatttttttatttttttatttctgacggCCTCACCTGTCCTTAAAACCTCGAACCACCTTCTGGATGAGGATGACCTTGTCTGTGATGGCCTTGTCTCTCTCGATCTCCAGCAGCATGTCGTGAtgatcctaaaaaaaaaaaaacaacacctttaATATTGATTCcttcaaattattttatattttaacctgTAAAAAAACGTGTTTCCTTTAAATCTCTCAACATTAAACCCAACCAGAGCTTAATGAGAGCTAACAGACTTTCCACCAACACGACCcccaaataaacagaaaacaccagaagcttcttcctcctcctcctcctcctcctcctcctcctgatcgGGCCACGTCCTGTCGGGGGAAGTGTGGGTGCTGCCCCCCTCAACTCTCCACTTCCCGCTCTGCTTCCTGCGCCGCTGGGCCATAAATCCACACCAGTCCTGTCCACATCATGAAAACCCAGAGAGAGTGACAGCGTCGCCGTGGCGACCGGCTAACGGATGTCTGACCTGTGACCTCGCtggaaaccaaaacacaaacacgcagtcCTCCCAGTTGAGCTGAAAACAGCCACGGCGACGATTACTGTCCAAACGCACACAGCAAACCCGTGAAACTGATCCACTAAATAAATCCGTTCTCTCTGAGCGCGTCTGCTCCACGAGGGGTAGAAACATCACGGGAGGAGTTTCCAAACAATggaggaagacaaacaaaacatgaaccaAAGCTGGGACCCATGTGGATGGAGACGATGGAGACACCTCGGTCGTATTCTAACACTGTAGATATTCAGGACTGGActcatcctcgtcctcgtctCCTTATTTTTCAATCAGTGTTTTGATGTAAACACACGTCTGGTTTAGTCTCCGTGGAAACAGCTCATCACGTAGACGccaaactgaatatttctgttCTCTTCTCATCAACGAGACAAATACGATAAAAACCTCCGTCTCATCGTACCTTCAGGAAGATCTTGGTCTTTCCCATCTGCCAGTCGTCGTCTCTGCCCAACACGGCCTCAGCGATTCTCTGGCAGGTTCCCCTCAGATCCTCCTGaccacaaaagacacaaatcaaCACGTATGTGACTTTACGTATCTCTATTAAGTATTAAAACACCTCAGAGAGTCTCATTTTTTAGCTGGTTGACAGTGATGAGATGTTTTAGGACATTTTTGAGGCTGAAACTATGATGAACTAAGTAGGATTAGTTTAGTCTGGTTCTAAATACAAGTTTATTTTAAGAGCAAATATAaattttatcttattctatcTTTTGTCTCCGTTAGTCGTATAAAGTCTGCTGTACCTGCTTGTACGCTGGTTTGACTCCAGGCATCAGGACCCGGTAGCGGTCGACGAACTCCACGAAGGTGTAGCGGATGGGATATCCCGCACGGCGGATACGAATGGTCTCCATCATCCCAGAGTACCTCAGCTGACGCACACACAGCTCCCTGTCAAACAGCTGATcggaaacaaaaagaaaaaggtttgaCTCCGTGAAGAGTTTATATCAAAAGTCTTATTCTGGGTCATTACACAGAAAAGAGAGGTTTTCCTGGTGTTCACTTCAGTCTTCATTGAGATTTTACTCAAAGTTCTtcactgtatttttgtgtgttttgttttttctgcttgtgtttATCAGAATTGCAGATTTTGCATGATAGCAACATGATATTAATCTGtgtagttttcatttaaatcagaaTCAAACTGTTAAACTACAACTGTGACTAAAGCTGAGCTGAAGTTAAAACATTTGTGCGTTTAATTTGCTCAGGTTGTCTGGATGGTGTTGGACGTCGGACACTCACCATGGGTTTCTTGTACTCGTTGGGTTTGATGCAGCGGACGAAGAACGGCTGACAGACGCCCAGAGTCCTCATCAGCAGCTCCAGAGACCTTTTAAACTGGCTGCTGAGGGTGGGAGAGCGTTTCCTGGTCTCTGCACcctgaacaaaacacacagaaaataaaaaaaaaaacacagagtcagGAACTAAGAGGAGGACtcagctcagctcctcctcagctctgaCTGTCAACGTTTAACCCTTttctctaaaaaataaaagtcgtTGATTGATTCATTAATCATCTGCTTTaaagcaaattaattaaatgaataaaagacaaacatgagAAGATTCGGTGATTTCctttaggaaaataaatatttgaagacTAATCAACTtgaatagttttattttgagGAATATTTTAACGtccaaactattttttatttaaaattataagTGCAATTGCAAATTTTTTATGAcattataaattaattaatatacaatagacaggaagagaggagatgaataAGACAGAATAAGTGGAAACCAGCTAGTTTAGCTCATAGAAAGCTgctttatttactattttagtgtttcagtttggtcccgcccactaacatggagggggtggagcttatgagctcTGCTGGCTATGacttgagttaaaaaaaaactttggttgattagacattttatatctttttttatatattttctcccacaaatttaaatctctttaaatacacattaacatgaatccaacacattttagtgaaAGGATAAGGgggaacacatacagtagggagggggttcctacttaatctctccatcagtttgggatccttggcctcTGGTCTACGGTCTGGGGGTGTTTGCTGCCCTCCAGTGGCCACAGTGAGGAACTACACTCATTCATCAAGCTAGTGctaccaacaaaaacaacagcagcatttctgatttaaaaataacacctaaaaaaaactgtcaacataaaacaatatttgttttcagaaataacTAACTAATGGCTGTAGTTTACGtttacatgtaaacattttacCGTGTCTAACGTTTTAGTTCTTTAAAATATTAGAATCACGTTTAAAATGACAAGAAATTATGATAAAGTATAAGACAAATGACATGAGAATAATCAGACCGTGAATATAAAGTGATAGGTGATGAACTAGATGGaggatatagatatagataattttagttatttatttttgatttgatttgattttttttattattattatttttaccttagGAGGAGAAGTGGCAGGTCGACCTACTGAACTACAAGGAGCATAAGAAGACAGaaactacacacagacacacacacagagggaagacagagaagacaggagTGTTACCTTTAAGCTGGAAAGTTACTGAGAAACATGTGAGTATGAAAAGCTGAAAACCATGCAGAGGCAGAGGTGGTCCTATTTAATTCTGTTCTCAGTTTATTGTCTTTAAaactctcttttctcttctacTGTTCAGTTTGTGGTGTTTAAATCTGTTGATTTTGGAATGAAAAAGTAGCTTTATTCAATTAAACCCCACTGGTCTTTTAGACGAGAAGctttggatgaaacgtctttaGAGAAACACcctttgtccttgtttcagtttttattggaCACACCTGGACCTAGAGGACAGAGACATGCAGCCAAGGTTGATGGTttcatttgtgtaaaaaaaaaaaaaaaaccttacaaGCATCTGGAAAATGTTGGTTTTATTCCCATTACTGAGCAGGTGCGGTGGGACGGACACGACACGTGAATCTAGAAAACGACAATGTTTGCGTGCGTGCGTTACCATAGCAACGTCGGCCTGGAAGATTTGTTTGATGAACTTGTTTTTGGACGAGTGAACCAACTGGATGATGTCGCCGTACAACGTGTCCCTGTTCTTCTCCAGGAAACCtgcaggacaaaaacacaaacacaaaactgagcCTGGATTTATACACGgccacaaataaaacagatttaactGAGCAAATACGTCCAGTAAGAGCCTCGTAtcggataattactgcatgggtgattatcttaaGCTATTTAACTCCAACTGAtacaatgagtagcttctcatttcttgtGGAAAGACACAACCTGTGGCAGAAACGACTAAAACTGgaactttattaaaaactggaaggatagtggagaaccaccgtcttccaggaagaaataaatcctgattgaatGGTGAAATCAGATGGAAGGAAAGCTGCAATAATAGAAATTCTACatcatggacaatgtgaagggaactcaaaggactgaacagctgtggagccttaagaaaaccactaatcagtgaggacAACCGGGGAAAAAGGCTCAAATCTActagggagcagcacaaagactggactctggagacatggaagaaggtcatgaggtctgatgagtccagattgacCCTGTTACAGAGTGCATCAGGGTAAGTGGTGCCCCCATCGTGTCCAGTGCCTACTGTATAAGCCTGGGGggtcagtgctatgatctggggctgctgcagttgttcaggtccaggttcagcagcATTCAGCCCAAAGTaggaggtcagctgactacctgaatacactgaatgaccaggttattccatccatggagtttttcttccatattcCAAGATGTTAataccaggattcatggggctcagataTAGAAAatgtggttcagggagcatgagaccagatcagagtccagacctgagtccagacctgaaccccacagATAATCTGTGTATATTCATAATGAGACAGAATAAACGATTAAAGATTCGTCATCTCTGACCTCTCGTCTCGTAGAAAACGACTCCAGCAAAGTGTTGGATGCCAAACTGAGTCTCGTGGTTGTTCTTCGGTGGGATGTAGTTCGTGTGGAGCTTGTGCTGGAAGTTGAGTTTGTTGAGCATGGTGGTGTCGGTGCCCTGCAGACGACAGCAAACAAACAGAGTGAGAGCTGGTCCACCAGGGGGCCGGAGTCCAGACGAGTCCAGACGAGTCACCTTGGGGAACTTGCTCTCCTCGTCGATGAGCGAGATGATGTTCATGGGTTTGATGGCGATCATGTCCAGGGCGTCCTGGTTGTCGGTGAACTCGATGTGCTGCCAGTTGATGTGCTCCAGGTtgtactcctcctgctccagcttgAAGACGTGACGGACGAAGAACTGCTGCAGGTTCTCGTTGGCGAAGTTGATGCAGAGCTGCTcgaagctgcaggaaagaaGAGAACAGGAAATGTGAGAAAAATGAATCTAAGACGATCTGGAAACATCTATTATCTGAAAAAAATCAGAGCTGAGGACGTATTTAATGAAGCCACCAACCAGATAATGTTGATGTTAATGCTAATGGAGCTAACGAGGAGGGTTAGCTGAAGTTCGTATCTCACCTGTTGACGGTGAAGTTCTCGAAGccgaagatgtccagcagaccGATGGAGCGTCTCAGAGCTTTGGGCTGAGACGACGGAGGCTTGTAAATGGCAGCGTTGATCTTCTCCACgatccacacaaacaaacgccCGTAAATaccctgcacacaaacacacacaggtaaagCCACCGGctgtaacaaaaacaagaacagaacCGGGAAATAAATCTTCCATATGTTTAAATTCAGAGCTCTGATGAAAACTAGAGTCCAGGTTTTCTCTATGCAAGAGTTTTAATTAAGTATATTATTATCATGaaagtaatttatttgttgttcattCCTAGCTTTTAATTCCGTAACTGTGTTGCTGCTCTCTTGGCAACATCTTGCTTGTAAAAGAGTTCTCAATGggactataaataaataaataatagtagcTTCTCTTAGCTTTAActtcacagctaatagtagcccctgttagctttctagcctctcagctaatagtagctcctttTAGTTTGAGCCTCATTGCTAATCATAGTTCTTCTTACCTTTCCggccacccagctaatagtagttcctTTTAGCTCTCTAGCCTTCCAGCTAGTAGCACCTCTTAGctttagcctcccagctaatagtagcttttcttacctttagcctcccagctaagagtagTTCATCTTAGCTTTCCAacctcccaactaatagtacCCACTattagctttctagcctcccagctagtcaTAGCCTCAACTAGCTttctagcctcacagctaatagtagcccctCCTAACTTATTAGCCTCTgtcattatattaactacctaaaatgtcagaaactattattgaaaaaaaaaatatatatatatatatatatatatttgacctgtattttagtgttttaatgtggcctaagtcccgcccactaacatgaagggggtggagcttatgacctatagtgcagcctccagccaccagggggagctctacctgctttggcttctctttagagcctcctcctccatatTGATACCGTCTACGGGCGCAGACCTTCACtgatctttgtttttatatctATATCCGTTTAGTTTTCTGACAGATGACGTTCGAAACCTTTAACTGACAACTTGTTGAAGTGAAATTGTGttagaaaactaaaaattaaaccaCAACCACGTGTCGTACCTTAACGAAAGCGTCCCGTACGTCCAGGGCTTGTTCCATGCTGAGCGGCGTGGACACGGTCTCACCTCTGGTGATCAGCGTTCGACTCGTCAGACAGTTCATCAGATCTTTATCGTTcacctggaaaaacacaaacctcaGCTTCTAGGTCACTGAGAAAGGTTTTAAGAACAGGTTCGGACTCAGAATATCTGAGGGTAGAATAGAGTTTAATCTGCGCCACAGGTTTTATTTGATGGTTTCTTTAATCGTTGCGTTTACCTCCAGCAGCGTAGCGGCGGTGGTGAGGTGAGGACTGCGTACGACCTCACAGGCATCCAGGTTGTCATAGGTTCGAGCTGCAGGAAggaaatttgaataaatatacaaataaaagtgTGCGTGGATCTGAGaggaaggtttttatttatttatttatttatttatttttattgtaccTTCGTATCTCAGGTTGCCCATGTGTAAAATCGCAGCCAGAAGCTTTGAAATCTCCCagttctctttgtctgtgaacattaaaacctgagcagaggaaagaagaatgTTGATAATGAAAAGAGGACGGAGGATTTTCTCAGTTAAAGACTTTGAGTTGTACCTTCATGGCCGAGCGGATGTTGGAATATTCCTTCATATCGTCGCGGCCGTCACACACGGTGCATTTACcctgaagacaaacagagacacgaGGAActggtttggttttattctgACACTAAAGAACCTCAGACTCATTAGAGGAGAACAACGTCCACATTAGGAacagatcatcatcatcatcatcatcatgggtCAGAACCAATGACCAGGACTCTGGCTTtggttcttctccttcctcgGATTGTTGgccatcttcctcctccagctcctgctcttcctcctcctccacctcttccgtcctcttcctccttcagctACTACTTTTCGTCGTCCCCCTTCgtctcttcctccccttcctcctcctcccacagctccttctcttcctcctccagctccccctctttctctttttgatcctccccctttttcctccccctgcctcctcttcctcttcttccccctcttcttcctcctcctccttcctccttaaTCCAGGaccctgtctctggttcttctccTTTCTTGAACCACATTTGAcgttctccttttcttcttcttcctcctcctcttggtCTTGGTCCATGACCTTGTCTCCAgatcttttctttccttggaTCAGTTTtgaacccctcctcctcctcctcctcctcctcctccttctcctcctcctcctcctcttctcataCCTACTGATCTCTTCAGACCAGGTTCACCTGGATTctcctgcttctaacatcaactCTGAGGATAAAGAACTTGTTATGATCAACTAAGGAGccacggtggtcataatgctttGGCTGAACGGTGTGTGCCCCATGTATTTACAGCTCAAACATTGGTGACTCTTTAGATAGGTAATAATAATAGACTCACGATGGTCAGGTAGGTGTAGTCGGTGGCTTTGCTGAGgcccagcttcttcttctcgtctgcAGTCATTCCCTTCAACATGCAGTAGAAGATGTGGTAGTTCCTCTCGTCGTGGGCCTGAAGGACGACAGAGATAAAGGAGGTGAATAAAACGTTAAAAGCTGCAGCgttaaaaacatcaaaatcagTGTGAGGTTTGTCTCGTACCTGTCGACAGACTCTGGACTTCTCCAGCAGGTACTGCTCGATCTTGGCTCCCTCGATGGCTCCTCTCTTGTTGAAGTGGATGTCGATGTATTTCCCGAAACGGGACGAGTTGTCGTTGCGGATTGTTTTCGCGTTGCCAAAGGCTGGAGGAGAAGATTACGACACGGTTTTGTCATACCTGGCTGCAGCCACGTATGTAGCGTGGTGTGATGTTGCAGTATCGTTCACACAGCGCTGGATTAAATGAAGCCTGTATCACATGCACAGAGTCTGGAGGATGAAACTGAGCTTGGATTTATATACGGCCCGGCCAAAAAAAATGGACTTAACTAAGCAGATACGTACAACAGGAGCCTCCtactggataattactgcatgtgtgattatctcaacttaTTTAAcgccaactgatgcaatgagcagcttcttATTTCTACAACAACCGtgtgttagtctgtttgagaaggattgaactgggttaagaactttattaatggtgaaacgtttggtgaaatcattgtgttttcagtgcGTGTTGCTACCTTCTAGTATGGGGTTGGCCTCCAGGACCTGCTGCTCTATCCAGGAGTGTTGACCACTGATGGCCGCCAGGAACTGCAGGATCAGTTTGGTGCTTTCTGTTTTCCCTGCTCCAGACTCTCCACTGTGAAAGTCACAGCGTTTGCAGAGTAAAGACTCAGgtcctttgtttagtttttgaagATCTGAAGAGCAGTTTCCTACCTGATGATGCAGCACTGGTCGCGGTTGTTCCTCTGCATGTTGAAGTAGCAGTTGTCAGCGATGGCGAAGATGTGAGGCGGCATTTCACCGATCTTCTTGTTGGTGTAGAGGCGGATCTGGTCGGCCGTGTAGATGGGCAGCAGCTGGTAAGGGTTGACGGCCACCAGGATGGAGCCAGTGTACGTCTGTATAAGACAAATAAAGGCTTCACTGACGCCGATGTGATggtggttattattattatttttatttttttttttaggaatatCACAGGGGTCATCTATAAGACATAAAACAGGCAGGTTGTGGATGTCGGTCTTT
This sequence is a window from Mugil cephalus isolate CIBA_MC_2020 chromosome 9, CIBA_Mcephalus_1.1, whole genome shotgun sequence. Protein-coding genes within it:
- the myo7aa gene encoding myosin VIIAa isoform X2, with amino-acid sequence MYKRRDYVELYEKDQAKWALVRNVNTVMKHTTLLPGDYVWLDLKTGREFEVPIGAVVKLCDSGQIQVLDDEGNEHWISPQNATNIKPMHPTSIHGVEDMIRLGDLNEAGILRNLLIRYREKLIYTYTGSILVAVNPYQLLPIYTADQIRLYTNKKIGEMPPHIFAIADNCYFNMQRNNRDQCCIISGESGAGKTESTKLILQFLAAISGQHSWIEQQVLEANPILEAFGNAKTIRNDNSSRFGKYIDIHFNKRGAIEGAKIEQYLLEKSRVCRQAHDERNYHIFYCMLKGMTADEKKKLGLSKATDYTYLTIGKCTVCDGRDDMKEYSNIRSAMKVLMFTDKENWEISKLLAAILHMGNLRYEARTYDNLDACEVVRSPHLTTAATLLEVNDKDLMNCLTSRTLITRGETVSTPLSMEQALDVRDAFVKGIYGRLFVWIVEKINAAIYKPPSSQPKALRRSIGLLDIFGFENFTVNSFEQLCINFANENLQQFFVRHVFKLEQEEYNLEHINWQHIEFTDNQDALDMIAIKPMNIISLIDEESKFPKGTDTTMLNKLNFQHKLHTNYIPPKNNHETQFGIQHFAGVVFYETRGFLEKNRDTLYGDIIQLVHSSKNKFIKQIFQADVAMGAETRKRSPTLSSQFKRSLELLMRTLGVCQPFFVRCIKPNEYKKPMLFDRELCVRQLRYSGMMETIRIRRAGYPIRYTFVEFVDRYRVLMPGVKPAYKQEDLRGTCQRIAEAVLGRDDDWQMGKTKIFLKDHHDMLLEIERDKAITDKVILIQKVVRGFKDRSNFLKMRKSAVFIQKTFRGYQCRKNYGAMRAGFSRLQALVRSRKLCASYHVARQRITAFQGRCRGYLVRRAFRHRLWGVVTIQAYTRGMIARRLYKRLKGEYRRRLEAEKMRLAEEAKLRNQMSAKRAKAEAERKHQERLAQLAKEDAERERKEKEEARRKKEMVEQMEKARLEPVNDSDMVDKVFGFLGTTSSFPGQEGQAPAGFEDLERTHRELEEEDLDESIPLPEDDEDDLSEYKFAKYAATYFQGTTTHTYVRRPLKQPLLFHDDEGDQLASLAVWITVLRFMGDLPEPKYHTAISDGSEKIPVMTKIYETLGKKTYKRELQALQGEGETPHADSHKKNSVRHKLVSLTLKKKSKITEEVTKRLNDGEHGLHGNSMLEDRPTSNLEKLHFIIGNGILRPALRDEIYCQICKQLSQNPSKSSHARGWILISLCVGCFAPSDKFVKYLRNFINSGPPGYAPYCEERLRRTFANGTRTQPPSWLELQATKSKKPIMLPVTFMDGTTKTLLTDSATTAKELCNALSDKINLRDRFGFSLYIALFDKVSSLGSGNDHVMDAVSQCEQYAKEQGAQERNAPWRLFFRKEIFTPWHNPTDDQVATNLIYQQTVRGVKFGEYRCDRDDLAELASQQYYIDYGSEILLERLLSLIPSYIPDREISASRTVEKWAHFIMAAHKKGIYTQKRFDPQKVKEEVVDFARHKWPLLFSRFYEAFKFSGPSLPKNDLIVAVNWTGVYFVDEQEQVLLELSFPEITAVSSSRGGKLQGQSFTLATIKGEDYTFTSNNAEDIRDLVVTFLEGLRKRSKFVVALQDNPDPTGGGSTFLSFMKGDLILLDQDTGEQVLNSGWAHGINERTNQRGDFPADCVYVLPTVTRPQKDIVALVTMTPDQRQESVRVSQIVLPETDDRAKPYTLEEFSYDYFRPPPKHTLSRVMVTKNRGKDKMWSCTREPLKQPLLKKVVNHEELAQEACMAFIAMMKYMGDYPSKRTRSVNELTDQIFEGALKAEPLKDEIFCQIIKQLTDNHVKYSEEKGWELLWLCTGLFPPSNVLLPHIQRFLQSKRHHPLSGDCIQRLHKALRNGSRKYPPHLVEVEAIQHKTTQIFHKVYFPDDTDEAFEVESSTKAKDFCQNISTRLLLKSPEGFSLFVKISDKVISVPEGDFFFDFVRHLTDWIKKSRPAKDGIVPSLTYQVFFMKKLWTNTVPGKDSFADSIFHYYQELPKYLRGYHKCSREEVFQLAALIYRVKFEDDKSHFPTIPKMLQELVPQDLVRQMSPDDWKRSVVAYFNKQAGKSREEAKLMFLKIIYKWPTFGSAFFEVKQTTEPNYPEILLIAINKHGVSLIDPKTKDILTTHPFTKISNWSSGNTYFHITIGNLVRGSKLLCETSLGYKMDDLLTSYISQMLTTMNKRSGRGHSK